One genomic region from Candidatus Binataceae bacterium encodes:
- a CDS encoding segregation/condensation protein A, which translates to MSQDNPTNPPEQSGRWFRLPVFEGPLDLLLHLIKRNELDPQEVTASVVTEQYLEYLELLDSLNLDVAGEYLVMAATLLLIKSFALLPHQGPGDEDEADELKQDLVARLLEYQRYREAAFKLGERPLLGRDVFASAGEKPVEEAPSAAAYQVSIFDLIEALRAVLRRLEQKGTRELKLRDIPVAQCIPVILGLLERNPRLEFTALFENLSDRPLVVAYFLALLELIRRAHVRVWQEQAFGPIWLAYNQPPKE; encoded by the coding sequence GTGAGCCAGGACAACCCCACCAATCCGCCCGAGCAAAGCGGGCGCTGGTTTCGCCTGCCCGTCTTCGAGGGTCCGCTGGACCTGCTGCTCCATCTGATCAAGCGCAACGAACTCGACCCGCAGGAGGTGACCGCCAGCGTGGTCACCGAGCAGTACCTGGAGTATCTGGAGCTGTTGGACTCGCTCAACCTCGACGTCGCTGGCGAGTACCTGGTGATGGCGGCCACACTGTTACTAATCAAGTCCTTCGCCCTGCTGCCCCATCAGGGCCCGGGCGACGAGGACGAAGCAGACGAACTAAAGCAGGATTTAGTCGCCCGCTTGCTCGAATATCAGCGCTATCGGGAAGCCGCTTTCAAGTTGGGAGAGCGCCCCCTGCTGGGACGGGACGTATTCGCCTCCGCGGGCGAAAAACCGGTCGAAGAGGCGCCGTCAGCCGCGGCCTACCAGGTTTCGATCTTCGACTTGATCGAAGCCCTGCGCGCCGTGCTGCGCCGGCTCGAGCAGAAGGGCACCCGCGAGCTTAAGCTGCGCGACATTCCGGTGGCCCAATGTATCCCGGTGATCCTAGGGCTGTTGGAGCGCAATCCGCGCCTGGAATTCACCGCGCTGTTCGAGAACCTGAGCGATCGACCACTAGTGGTGGCCTATTTTCTGGCTTTGTTGGAATTGATCCGGCGCGCCCACGTGCGGGTGTGGCAGGAGCAGGCGTTCGGGCCTATCTGGCTGGCGTATAATCAGCCTCCCAAGGAGTAA
- the scpB gene encoding SMC-Scp complex subunit ScpB: MDDENLKAVVESLLFAAGEPLSLNRLAAVLDEAPKEALRQALAELAADCNREGRGIVLAEVAGGYQLRTAKEHAPWVRKLLAARPPRLSRPILETVAIIAYRQPITRPEIEQLRGVDSGAVLDSLLERRLIRVAGRKEAPGRPQLYATTPEFLETFGLKDLDSLPDLSELREVEQQIETAEQRRLDEQAAGEEIAPEAVPIQPLVAHEQAAEETAEQSTDGAPAQQESSQEREQHAARETDPAQLPAQEPALASEPSREKD, translated from the coding sequence GTGGATGACGAGAATTTGAAGGCGGTGGTGGAGAGTCTGCTGTTCGCGGCCGGGGAACCACTGTCGCTCAACCGTTTGGCCGCGGTTCTGGACGAGGCACCCAAAGAGGCGTTACGCCAAGCCCTGGCCGAACTGGCCGCTGACTGCAATCGCGAGGGGCGCGGGATCGTGCTGGCGGAGGTCGCCGGCGGCTATCAATTGCGCACCGCCAAGGAGCACGCGCCCTGGGTGCGCAAGCTGCTCGCCGCGCGTCCCCCGCGCCTATCGCGCCCGATCCTCGAAACAGTCGCGATCATCGCCTATCGCCAACCGATTACCCGCCCCGAGATCGAACAGCTACGCGGGGTGGATAGCGGCGCCGTGCTCGACAGCCTGTTGGAGCGCCGGCTGATTCGGGTCGCCGGGCGCAAGGAAGCGCCAGGACGTCCTCAACTCTATGCTACCACGCCCGAGTTCCTGGAGACTTTCGGCCTCAAGGACCTCGACAGCCTGCCCGATCTCAGCGAGTTGCGCGAGGTCGAGCAGCAGATCGAGACGGCTGAACAGCGGCGCCTGGACGAGCAGGCCGCAGGCGAGGAGATTGCGCCTGAAGCGGTTCCCATCCAGCCGCTTGTCGCACACGAGCAAGCGGCCGAGGAAACCGCCGAGCAAAGCACCGATGGGGCGCCCGCTCAGCAAGAATCCTCGCAGGAGCGGGAACAGCACGCCGCGCGTGAAACCGACCCAGCCCAATTGCCAGCGCAGGAACCTGCCTTGGCGTCGGAGCCCTCGCGCGAGAAGGATTAA
- the lepB gene encoding signal peptidase I — MAGPLHNPATPAQGFQYEPPPRAKSAVREYAEALVIAIVLALVIRTFLVQAYKIPSGSMEPTLLIGDHILVNKLAYGLRLPDSFFGLQPLAGTVPYGNYLFRLEPIHRGDVIVFVFPPDPTKDFIKRVVALAGDTVEIRGASVILNGKQVTQPHAYYEPGTDRSAMIAPRDHYGPVTVPTNEIFVMGDNRDRSYDSRFWGFVPDRNVEGRAVVIYWSWDSESSSWLPIRWRRFGKIIH; from the coding sequence GTGGCTGGACCGCTGCACAATCCCGCAACCCCCGCCCAAGGGTTTCAGTACGAGCCGCCGCCGCGCGCTAAATCGGCGGTGCGCGAGTACGCCGAGGCGCTGGTTATCGCCATCGTCCTGGCCCTGGTCATCCGGACCTTTTTGGTCCAGGCTTACAAAATCCCCTCCGGTTCGATGGAGCCCACGCTGTTGATCGGCGATCATATCCTGGTCAACAAGCTGGCCTACGGCCTGCGCCTGCCCGATTCTTTTTTCGGTCTCCAGCCCTTGGCCGGCACCGTCCCGTATGGCAACTACCTGTTCCGATTGGAGCCGATCCATCGCGGCGATGTGATTGTGTTTGTGTTTCCGCCCGATCCGACCAAGGATTTCATCAAGCGTGTAGTCGCGCTGGCCGGTGACACGGTGGAGATTCGTGGCGCGTCGGTGATCCTCAACGGTAAGCAAGTGACTCAACCCCATGCTTACTACGAGCCGGGCACCGATCGGAGCGCGATGATCGCGCCACGTGACCATTACGGGCCGGTGACCGTGCCCACGAACGAGATTTTCGTCATGGGGGACAATCGCGATCGTAGTTACGACAGCCGCTTTTGGGGCTTTGTGCCCGATCGTAACGTCGAAGGGCGGGCAGTGGTGATATACTGGTCGTGGGATTCCGAAAGTTCCTCCTGGCTGCCGATACGCTGGCGCCGTTTCGGCAAAATTATCCATTAG
- the lepA gene encoding translation elongation factor 4 produces MTKCELLRNFSIIAHIDHGKSTLADRLLERTGALSQRESREQYLDSMDLERERGITIKARAVRLSYQARDGNNYTLNLIDTPGHVDFAYEVSRSLAACEGALLVVDASQGVEAQTLANVYLALDNGLEIVPVINKIDLPGADVERTKRQIEEVIGLDASEAILASAKEGVGIDEVLEAVVHRFPSPPDRHRAPLRALIFDSWYDPYEGAISLVRVVDGELRKGARIRLMGTAKEGEVSRLSYFTPHEQATQVLGCGEVGMVVAGIKTVADMRVGDTVTDALNPAASALAGFKELKPMVFAGLYPTEANQYGALRDAIEKLKLNDASLIVEPETSQALGFGFRAGFLGLLHMEIAQERLEREFGLDLIITAPTVAYRVVLANGERLMIDNPAHLPDEGQIEAIEEPFILAAIHMPDEFVGAVIGLCEDKRGVQHDLRYLGVNRVILRYELPLAEIVFDFYDRLKSVSRGYASLDYEFLDFRPEPLVKLDIRINGELIDALSIIVHRDKAYERGRALCQKMREVIPRQMFEVAIQAAIGAKVIARETVKPLRKNVTAKCYGGDITRKRKLLEKQKEGKKRMKQVGRVEIPQEAFLALLKVGE; encoded by the coding sequence ATGACCAAGTGTGAACTGCTGCGCAATTTTTCCATTATCGCGCATATCGACCATGGTAAATCCACCTTGGCGGATCGACTGCTGGAGCGCACCGGCGCGCTCAGCCAGCGTGAAAGCCGGGAACAGTACCTGGACTCGATGGATCTGGAGCGCGAGCGCGGAATCACCATCAAGGCCCGCGCGGTACGCCTAAGCTACCAGGCGCGCGATGGCAACAATTATACGCTTAATCTCATCGATACTCCCGGCCACGTTGATTTCGCCTATGAAGTTTCCCGCAGCCTGGCCGCCTGCGAAGGGGCTTTGCTGGTGGTGGATGCCAGCCAAGGGGTGGAGGCGCAAACGCTGGCCAACGTTTACCTGGCCTTGGATAACGGTTTGGAAATCGTGCCGGTAATCAACAAAATCGATCTGCCCGGTGCCGATGTCGAGCGCACAAAGCGCCAGATCGAAGAGGTCATCGGGTTGGACGCCTCCGAGGCCATTCTAGCCAGCGCCAAAGAGGGAGTGGGAATCGACGAGGTGCTGGAAGCGGTGGTTCATCGCTTTCCCTCCCCGCCCGACCGTCATCGGGCGCCCTTACGCGCCCTGATCTTCGATAGCTGGTACGATCCCTACGAAGGCGCTATCAGCTTGGTTCGCGTGGTCGACGGCGAGCTGCGAAAAGGTGCCCGCATTCGCCTGATGGGAACCGCCAAGGAGGGCGAGGTCAGCCGCCTCTCCTATTTCACGCCTCACGAGCAGGCCACCCAAGTGCTGGGCTGCGGCGAGGTTGGAATGGTGGTGGCGGGTATCAAGACCGTCGCCGATATGAGGGTGGGCGACACGGTAACCGATGCGCTCAACCCCGCCGCCAGCGCGCTGGCGGGCTTTAAAGAACTCAAGCCGATGGTCTTCGCCGGGCTTTATCCCACCGAGGCCAACCAGTACGGCGCGCTGCGCGATGCTATCGAAAAGCTTAAATTGAACGACGCCAGCCTGATTGTCGAGCCCGAAACCTCTCAAGCCCTGGGCTTTGGCTTTCGCGCCGGGTTTCTAGGCCTGCTGCACATGGAGATAGCCCAGGAACGGCTGGAGCGCGAGTTCGGCCTGGACTTGATTATCACCGCACCTACCGTGGCCTACCGGGTGGTGTTGGCCAATGGCGAGCGGCTGATGATCGATAATCCGGCGCATCTGCCCGATGAGGGGCAAATCGAAGCCATTGAGGAACCCTTTATCCTGGCTGCCATCCACATGCCCGACGAGTTCGTTGGCGCGGTGATAGGCCTGTGCGAGGATAAGCGGGGGGTGCAGCACGATCTGCGCTACCTCGGCGTCAATCGAGTAATTCTGCGCTACGAACTGCCGTTGGCCGAGATCGTCTTCGATTTTTACGATCGGCTGAAGTCAGTAAGCCGCGGCTACGCTTCACTTGACTATGAATTTCTGGACTTTCGCCCCGAACCTCTGGTTAAACTCGACATACGAATCAACGGCGAGCTGATCGACGCTTTGTCGATTATTGTACATCGGGATAAAGCCTACGAACGAGGGCGAGCATTATGCCAGAAGATGCGCGAAGTAATCCCGCGCCAGATGTTCGAGGTTGCTATCCAGGCCGCGATTGGGGCCAAGGTGATTGCCCGCGAAACGGTCAAGCCGCTGCGCAAAAACGTCACTGCCAAGTGCTACGGCGGTGATATTACGCGCAAGCGCAAGCTGCTGGAGAAACAAAAAGAAGGCAAAAAGCGAATGAAGCAAGTTGGACGGGTCGAAATTCCTCAGGAGGCCTTTCTCGCCTTACTCAAGGTGGGAGAATAA
- a CDS encoding NAD-dependent epimerase/dehydratase family protein encodes MAILVTGGAGFIGSHTVDALVARGEEVAVLDNLSSGKRANLNPRARFYHADLREPAALATVLERERPAVIFHFAAQMDVRRSVADPAFDAQVNLVGMLHLMEAARGQGLKRIIFSSTGGAIYGEQLRFPCDETHPCRPLSPYGIAKLATEHYLEFYRLEYGIDFTALRYANVYGPRQDPHGEAGVVAIFCGRLLAGLPCTIYGDGAQTRDYVYVGDIVRANLAALDHSASGSFNVGTAVETDVNGLYAMAAAIVRSSAVALRAPARPGEQRRSVIDAGRARRELGWEPQTSLAEGLRQTLEYFRGRSPVPGSAARS; translated from the coding sequence ATGGCAATCTTGGTCACCGGCGGTGCCGGCTTTATCGGTTCGCACACCGTCGACGCGCTGGTGGCGCGCGGAGAAGAGGTGGCGGTGCTGGACAATCTGTCCTCGGGCAAGCGCGCCAATTTGAATCCGCGCGCACGCTTCTACCACGCCGACTTACGCGAGCCAGCCGCGCTGGCCACGGTGCTTGAGCGCGAGCGGCCGGCGGTGATTTTCCATTTCGCGGCCCAGATGGATGTGCGCCGCTCGGTCGCCGATCCGGCCTTCGATGCCCAGGTCAATCTAGTCGGAATGCTCCATCTGATGGAGGCGGCGCGCGGGCAAGGCCTCAAGCGAATAATTTTTTCCTCCACCGGTGGCGCCATCTATGGCGAGCAGCTCCGCTTCCCCTGTGATGAAACCCATCCCTGCCGCCCGCTTAGCCCCTATGGCATCGCCAAACTGGCCACCGAGCACTACCTCGAATTTTATCGTCTCGAATACGGGATCGATTTCACCGCCCTGCGCTATGCCAACGTCTATGGTCCGCGCCAGGATCCCCACGGCGAAGCAGGGGTGGTGGCGATTTTCTGCGGCCGTCTGCTGGCCGGCCTGCCCTGTACGATATACGGCGATGGCGCCCAGACCCGCGATTACGTATATGTCGGCGACATTGTGCGTGCCAACTTGGCGGCGCTCGACCACAGCGCGAGCGGCAGCTTCAACGTCGGTACCGCTGTGGAGACCGACGTCAACGGACTCTACGCAATGGCGGCCGCAATCGTGAGAAGCAGTGCGGTCGCACTCCGGGCGCCAGCTCGCCCCGGCGAGCAGCGCCGCTCGGTGATCGACGCGGGCCGGGCGCGACGGGAGTTAGGATGGGAGCCGCAGACCAGTTTGGCGGAGGGTCTGCGCCAAACTCTGGAATATTTCCGCGGCCGCTCGCCGGTGCCGGGTAGTGCGGCGCGCTCTTAG
- a CDS encoding UDP-glucose/GDP-mannose dehydrogenase family protein: MNIAIIGTGYVGLVTGTCFAEGGNEVVCVDIDRARIAGLRAGEVPFYEPGLQELVRRNQREGRLSFMTELVPAVRQSMITFITVGTPMDSSGAADLSAVMAVAQEVGAAIQGYHIVAVKSTVPIGTGDKVEALVRSHTSAHFDVCSVPEFLKEGSAIEDFTRPDRVIIGSQSDRATAILKELHEPFVRTDNPILVMDRRSAELCKYACNSMLALRISFINEIANLCEAAGAEISHVRRGLSSDRRIGSHFLFPGIGYGGSCFPKDVQALIHTASEYEQEFSLLKAAEEVNRRQKTLLVDRIKAHFGHDLSGRTLAVWGLAFKPRTDDMREAPSITIIEGLLAAGATIAAHDPEAMDNARRIFGERITYHTINYDALRGADALLVLTEWNEFRQPNFNRLRELLKQPVIFDGRNLYDPALMRALNFTYYSVGRHPI, encoded by the coding sequence ATGAACATCGCCATTATCGGTACCGGGTATGTGGGGTTGGTCACGGGAACCTGCTTTGCGGAGGGCGGCAACGAAGTAGTTTGCGTCGATATCGACCGCGCTCGCATCGCGGGGCTGCGGGCGGGCGAGGTCCCCTTCTATGAGCCTGGGTTGCAGGAACTAGTGCGGCGCAATCAGCGTGAAGGGCGCTTAAGCTTCATGACGGAGTTGGTGCCGGCGGTGCGTCAGTCGATGATCACCTTCATCACCGTCGGCACGCCGATGGATAGTTCCGGTGCGGCCGACCTCAGCGCCGTGATGGCGGTGGCACAAGAGGTTGGCGCGGCCATCCAGGGCTACCATATCGTGGCGGTCAAGAGCACCGTGCCGATAGGAACCGGAGACAAGGTCGAGGCCCTGGTACGCAGCCACACCAGCGCTCATTTCGACGTCTGCTCGGTTCCTGAATTTCTCAAAGAGGGCTCCGCGATCGAAGATTTTACCCGTCCCGACCGGGTAATTATCGGCAGCCAAAGCGATCGCGCCACGGCTATCCTCAAGGAGCTGCACGAACCATTTGTACGCACTGACAATCCGATTTTGGTGATGGATCGGCGCTCGGCGGAGCTATGTAAATACGCCTGCAACTCGATGCTGGCCTTGCGCATCTCGTTCATCAACGAGATCGCTAACCTGTGTGAGGCGGCCGGTGCGGAAATCAGTCACGTCCGGCGCGGCCTGAGTTCGGACCGGCGGATCGGCTCCCATTTCCTGTTTCCCGGCATTGGCTACGGTGGTTCCTGCTTTCCCAAGGATGTTCAAGCACTGATCCACACCGCCAGCGAATACGAGCAGGAGTTCTCTCTGCTTAAGGCCGCCGAAGAGGTCAATCGACGGCAGAAAACCCTGTTGGTAGACCGCATCAAAGCCCACTTTGGTCACGATCTGAGCGGCCGTACCTTGGCGGTGTGGGGCTTGGCATTCAAGCCGCGCACCGACGACATGCGCGAGGCGCCGTCAATCACGATAATCGAAGGGCTGCTAGCGGCGGGGGCGACCATCGCGGCTCACGATCCGGAAGCGATGGATAATGCGCGCCGGATCTTCGGTGAGCGCATTACCTACCACACGATCAATTACGACGCGCTGCGGGGCGCCGACGCGCTGCTCGTCCTGACCGAGTGGAACGAATTCCGCCAACCCAATTTCAACCGTTTGCGAGAGCTGCTCAAGCAGCCGGTTATTTTCGACGGCCGCAACCTGTACGATCCGGCCCTGATGCGCGCACTCAACTTTACCTACTATTCGGTGGGACGTCACCCGATCTAA
- a CDS encoding PfkB family carbohydrate kinase: protein MSIVVVGTVGYDTIESPAGSRHNVLGGSATYFALGAGFFWPVSLVSVVGRDFSSDHRQWLAERNVDLRNLEVREGPSFRWRVRYEATAARRQTLALEPGVFADYQPRLLPDQCRADHLFLAGLAPAMQASVLSQTHSPRIVAAGTIAHWIVDFRAELLRALADLNLLFLNEEEALLLADDSSLLRAGRALLSRGPQVVVITRGEHGLWQFSPDGVFVAPAWPLEQSVDPTGAGDTFAGAYVGYLVRQGKLAPAICRPAAIYASVLASFAVEAFGCERLLSLTWQEIDQRYRDYLALTDQHRPRWTSP from the coding sequence ATGAGTATCGTGGTGGTGGGAACCGTGGGCTACGACACGATCGAGAGTCCCGCCGGCTCTCGCCACAACGTCCTGGGTGGCTCGGCGACGTACTTTGCCCTGGGCGCGGGCTTCTTCTGGCCGGTCAGCCTGGTATCCGTGGTTGGGCGTGACTTTTCTTCGGATCATCGTCAATGGTTGGCCGAACGCAATGTCGATCTGCGCAACTTGGAGGTTCGCGAGGGACCCAGCTTCCGCTGGCGCGTGCGCTACGAGGCGACCGCGGCGCGCCGCCAGACGTTGGCGCTAGAGCCTGGCGTTTTCGCCGATTACCAGCCTCGATTGCTGCCCGACCAATGTCGCGCCGACCATCTTTTCCTGGCCGGCTTGGCCCCTGCCATGCAGGCTTCGGTGCTCAGCCAGACCCATAGCCCGCGGATTGTCGCCGCCGGTACCATCGCGCATTGGATCGTCGATTTTCGCGCCGAGCTGCTCCGCGCCCTGGCGGATCTCAACCTGCTGTTTCTCAACGAAGAAGAGGCCCTGCTGCTGGCGGATGACAGCAGCCTGCTGCGCGCCGGCCGGGCCCTTCTCAGCCGCGGCCCGCAAGTAGTGGTGATTACGCGCGGCGAGCACGGCCTCTGGCAATTCAGCCCCGATGGTGTCTTTGTCGCACCGGCCTGGCCGCTCGAACAGAGCGTCGATCCCACTGGTGCTGGCGATACCTTTGCCGGCGCCTACGTGGGTTATCTGGTGCGTCAAGGGAAGCTGGCGCCGGCAATTTGCCGCCCGGCTGCTATATATGCCAGCGTGCTCGCCTCCTTCGCGGTCGAAGCCTTTGGTTGTGAGCGACTGCTGAGCTTGACTTGGCAGGAGATCGACCAGCGTTACCGCGACTATCTGGCGCTGACCGACCAGCATCGGCCGCGCTGGACTTCGCCCTGA
- the mtnP gene encoding S-methyl-5'-thioadenosine phosphorylase yields MAETVLGIIGGSGFYQMPGLERVEQIELDTPFGAPSDSYVRGSLGGITVVFLSRHGRGHRVMPSEINYRANIYGMKQLGVQQLLSISAAGSMRENLAPGDFFVPDQFIDRTFKRPQSFFGNGIVGHVSMADPVCPHLATDLTLACRAAGATVTQGGTYLSIEGPQFSTRAESQLYRSWKVDVISMTAVQEARLAREAELCYAILALVTDYDCWHLSEKEVDIGDVIQVLGANVTTARAALSHLAARLAVSTRSCSCAQALKGAIVTERSVIPRQTRAALDLLIGKYL; encoded by the coding sequence ATGGCTGAGACGGTTTTGGGTATAATCGGCGGGAGCGGCTTCTACCAGATGCCGGGGTTGGAGAGAGTCGAGCAAATCGAACTTGACACTCCGTTTGGCGCGCCTTCGGACAGCTATGTTCGTGGTAGCCTCGGCGGCATCACAGTAGTCTTTCTTTCCCGCCATGGCCGCGGCCATCGGGTCATGCCCAGTGAGATCAACTATCGTGCGAACATCTACGGAATGAAGCAATTGGGCGTGCAGCAGCTGCTGTCGATCAGTGCGGCCGGTAGCATGCGCGAGAATCTAGCGCCGGGCGATTTTTTTGTTCCCGACCAGTTCATCGACCGGACTTTCAAACGGCCGCAGAGCTTCTTTGGCAACGGCATCGTCGGTCACGTTTCCATGGCCGATCCGGTTTGCCCTCACCTGGCCACCGACTTGACCCTGGCCTGCCGCGCCGCAGGAGCCACGGTGACCCAGGGTGGGACCTACCTGTCGATCGAAGGGCCGCAATTTTCCACTCGTGCTGAATCCCAGCTCTACCGTAGTTGGAAGGTGGACGTGATCAGCATGACTGCGGTGCAGGAGGCACGCCTGGCACGCGAAGCGGAGCTCTGCTACGCGATTCTGGCGCTGGTCACCGATTACGATTGCTGGCATCTAAGTGAGAAAGAAGTAGATATCGGCGATGTCATTCAGGTGCTTGGCGCGAACGTTACCACCGCGCGCGCCGCGCTGAGCCATCTGGCCGCGAGGCTGGCCGTGAGCACGCGTAGCTGCAGCTGCGCCCAGGCGCTCAAGGGCGCGATCGTCACCGAGCGCTCAGTAATTCCGCGCCAGACCCGCGCCGCGCTGGATCTCCTGATCGGCAAATATTTGTAG
- the rlmN gene encoding 23S rRNA (adenine(2503)-C(2))-methyltransferase RlmN, with the protein MVQPALTSLKADIRDFALEELEAVAAAAAQPAYRARQVAQWLYQRQVESFAAMTNLPLELREYLNQHFKLTGLPATVVHDGSDGTRKLLLGLADGQAIESVIIPGAGRTTLCLSSQVGCGLGCDFCATARMGLKRNLAVGEIVGQVIAARRYLESGEQLTNYVFMGMGEPLANYERLVRALKIMTSPWGMGISPRRITVSTVGLVPLIERLLADTAVNLAVSLHATTDQIRDRLAPINRRYPLAELLAACRKLQLGRRRITFEYVMLAGVNDSDTDARRLVKLMAPLRAKVNLICFNPFPGVPYRGSSRERLQAFQAQLLRGNLTATIRESRGRDIAAACGQLRVEHERALPT; encoded by the coding sequence GTGGTCCAACCTGCGCTAACCAGTCTCAAGGCTGACATTCGCGATTTCGCGCTGGAGGAACTCGAAGCTGTGGCTGCGGCCGCCGCGCAACCTGCCTATCGCGCTCGGCAGGTGGCCCAGTGGCTTTACCAGCGGCAGGTGGAGTCGTTCGCCGCGATGACCAATCTACCCTTGGAATTGCGCGAATATCTCAACCAACACTTTAAACTCACGGGGCTGCCAGCGACGGTCGTTCACGATGGCAGCGACGGTACCCGTAAGCTTTTACTCGGCTTGGCCGATGGCCAAGCGATCGAAAGCGTGATCATTCCAGGCGCCGGCCGCACCACGCTGTGCCTTTCCAGCCAGGTGGGATGCGGCTTGGGGTGCGATTTCTGTGCCACCGCTCGTATGGGTCTCAAGCGCAATCTGGCTGTGGGCGAGATCGTCGGGCAGGTGATTGCCGCGCGGCGCTATTTGGAGAGCGGCGAGCAACTGACCAATTACGTTTTCATGGGAATGGGCGAGCCGCTGGCCAATTACGAGCGCCTCGTTCGCGCGCTCAAGATTATGACTTCCCCATGGGGGATGGGGATTTCGCCGCGCCGGATCACGGTTTCGACCGTCGGCCTAGTTCCCCTGATCGAGCGGCTGCTGGCCGATACCGCAGTCAACCTGGCGGTCTCGCTGCACGCTACAACCGATCAGATTCGCGACCGGCTGGCGCCGATCAATCGCCGCTATCCGCTGGCGGAGCTGTTGGCAGCCTGTCGCAAGCTTCAATTGGGGCGGCGCCGGATCACCTTTGAATATGTGATGTTGGCAGGGGTCAACGACAGCGACACCGACGCGCGCCGGCTGGTCAAGCTGATGGCGCCATTGCGCGCCAAGGTCAATCTGATCTGCTTCAATCCCTTTCCCGGAGTTCCCTACCGGGGCAGTTCGCGCGAGCGGCTACAAGCCTTTCAAGCGCAGCTTTTGAGGGGTAATTTGACCGCAACTATCCGCGAAAGTCGCGGCCGCGACATCGCCGCCGCCTGTGGCCAGTTGCGGGTAGAACACGAGCGCGCGCTGCCAACCTAG
- a CDS encoding class II aldolase/adducin family protein, translated as MMSDLAAQLRDLVIANRILAHERVVDAFGHVSIRHPQRPDRFFLSGARAPELVSEADLIEYDLECNPINQNGRAMYAERPIHGAIYSARPDVMAVIHNHAYEVIPFTVTNVRLRPLLHTAGAIGARIPVWDIRTKFGHTDLLVRTLEQGRDLANCLAQNTVSLMRGHGCAVVGHTLKAAVSTAIYLMVNARLQSEAMRLGEVTFLSDEEVSETTRMATSPLGIDRAWEYWARRSGI; from the coding sequence ATGATGAGTGATCTTGCAGCGCAGTTACGTGACTTGGTTATAGCCAATCGGATTTTGGCCCACGAACGGGTGGTCGACGCCTTCGGTCACGTCAGTATCCGCCATCCTCAACGGCCGGACCGCTTTTTTCTCTCCGGGGCGCGCGCGCCCGAGCTGGTTAGCGAGGCCGATTTGATTGAGTACGACCTGGAGTGCAATCCGATCAATCAAAACGGACGCGCCATGTATGCCGAACGGCCCATCCACGGCGCCATCTACAGCGCTCGTCCCGACGTGATGGCGGTGATTCATAATCATGCTTACGAAGTAATTCCCTTCACCGTTACCAATGTGCGCTTGCGGCCGCTGCTCCATACCGCAGGCGCCATCGGCGCCCGTATTCCGGTGTGGGATATCAGGACGAAATTCGGCCATACCGATCTGCTGGTGCGCACCTTGGAGCAGGGGCGAGATCTCGCCAACTGCCTGGCGCAGAACACAGTGAGCTTGATGCGCGGGCATGGCTGCGCGGTGGTCGGCCACACTCTCAAGGCTGCCGTAAGTACCGCCATTTATCTGATGGTCAACGCACGTTTGCAGTCGGAGGCGATGCGACTGGGCGAGGTCACCTTCCTAAGCGACGAAGAGGTCTCCGAGACCACCCGGATGGCAACCAGTCCGCTGGGAATCGATCGGGCATGGGAGTATTGGGCCCGCCGCAGCGGAATCTAG